TGGCTATCGGGAACGAGACGACCTGAAGCGACAAGAGTTTCAAGAGCGCTTGAGGAGTAAGCTGCCACATCAGGTTGTCTATGTCGATGAAGCAGGCATTGATCATCGAGACGTTTATCCCTACGGCTACTGCGAGGTTGGAGACCGCTTCTATGGGCTTAAATCAGGAAAACGCACCGAACGAGTCAGTTGGATTGCGGCCTTACGAGAGAACAGCCTCTTTGCGCCAATGACCTTTGCTGGCTCGTGCAACCGGGATTTAGTGGAGAGGGGGTTGGAGGAGTGCTTAGTCCCCCAACTGCGAGCGGGAGATGTGATTGTGATTGACAATGCCAGTTTCCATCATTCTCAAACCATTGAAGAGATCGTGGCTCAAGCAGGGTGTGAGATTTGGTATTTACCCCCTTATTCCCCAGACTTGAACGAGATTGAGCATTGGTGGTTTGTGCTGAAGAATTGGATGCGGCAACGCTGGGATGAGTTTGATAACTTTCGCGATTGTGTTGATGCTGCTTTTAGAGAATGCCCTAACGTGACTGCGTAGGGCTATATCAAACTCGTGAGCTAGAGTCTGAATTAGGCGTTGGCGATAACGTGGTGAAGAACTGGGTGCAGACCGGAAAGTTAATCCCCGATCACACCATTCCTATTGGGAATCAAATTTATTACTATTTCAGGAAGGATCATTTAGATGACATTCGGAAACAGTTCAACATTACACCTGTAACCTGACTGCCTGACACATCTTTTTATGCGGACTGCCCGGGTGTCGGCTGGCAGCACAAGGATTGAATTCTAGAAAACCAAATGCGGTCATAATAGTGGGCTTCAGCTTTTTTAGAGGCAAAACAGGGTTCAGGGTCAACGGTAAATAGGGCAATCAGCTGAAGCAGTGTTCGCCCTTTATTGACGGCACCCTTGAGCCAGCGCAAACCTATGTTGAGATAGCTAATCCCTCGCCTCCAGTGCGGGTCAACCTGGCAGCGTAGCCCATCGAGTTGCACCGCCATGCCCTGGGTCGTGCCATCAAGGATAGCGATCGCCGCGACCAGATAGAGGCGTTCGAGAGCCGGAGCGGAGCGGATGCCGGAAGCTTCTAACTCAAAGACACCAGATTTAGAATCGAGGAAAAGCTCCTCGACTCGAAAGCGGAGAGCATATTGCCACAGGGTATTGAGGGAGGGAGACTCATCAGTGATGACCGCCCAGGGTTCCTCGACGCCTTTGACATGAGCCAGCACCAAATTGCAGCGCCAGCGCCCCTCGCTCCAGATTCCCACCCCTTCATAGAGTCGAGCTTCACCTTTGGGAGGCCACAGATAGCCTACCTTAACAGGATGACGGCGCGGACCCTGCACCACTACGTCACTGGGCAAGCGTAAACAATAGTGCCAGCGACTTTGGCTTAGCCACTCCAGCAGGTCATGGTTAGCAAACCCGCGGTCGGCTAACATAGGCCCTGAGGGAGACGGAGTCAACAGTCAACCGTGAAAAGGTACTGAGTAAATTGATGCACAGACTCTAAACGCAGCAAACCATAAGCCAGCCCGAGGTTGGCTACATTGCATTAAATGTTTCATTCCTAAATACGTTCCATTTGTTGAACTGTCATGTGTCTTTTAGCGTAACTTGAACCCTAGAATTACCGCACTCACCTCCTGCACTCGTCATCCCCTCAAGCGGACTTTGGACTAGCATCGCCGCTAGCGGCGACCTCTTCCGCTGGAGCGCCGCCAGATAGCGGTCTTCGTCATAGGGCACTCGGTCTTGCCAGCAGCGCCAGAGAATCCGTCCCCACTTATACGCCAGAGCGCGAATCGCTTTGGGATGACTTTTGCCGGATCGCCGCTGCTGCTGATAGAACGCATTGGCCCACGATGAGTGCCGCCGCGACTGGTCAGCCCACTCTACAAAGGACTGCCGCAAGAACTTTGGACAACTCCAGCGCCAATGCGTCCAACGTTTCTTGCCACTCTCCTCTTTGACGGGTGCAATGCCGATATAGCTCATAAACGCCTGGGCGCTGCCGAAGCGACTGCGGTCATCGCCAAACGCAATCAGTAGCCGGGGCGCAAGATGGGGTCCTGCTCCGGGTAAAGCATCGAAAAACGCCGCATCTGGCAAAGACTGAAACAATTGCTCAATCGTTTGATTTAACTCATCGAGTCGATGCAACAGCGCCTTGAGCTGAATCACCAGCGTTTGCACCAGCCATTGCATCGGTTCAACAATCCCTGGGTCTTCTGTCAGGGGGATGCCAGCGGTTTGGATTTGGTGAATGCGCCGCTCAATGGCGCTCCGGCGGATGACTCGATGAGACTGGAAGAACAGAGTCAATTCCTCAGCCGAAACCGCTTGGGCAGAGTGGAGGTCAGGGTATTGAGTGATAAAGTCACAAAACACTTGAGTATCTTTATCCTCAAACCACTCCAGCACTTGAGGATAAAAGTTCTTCAAAGCAGCGGTGATGCGATTGGTCAGTCGTACCTTCTCTCCCACCAGCATGCGGCGGGATTCACTCCACTGCCGCAACGCTCGCAGTTCACAAGATGCGGCTTGCCACGGGGGGATCTTGTCTGGGTGCTTGAGCAGCAGCTCAATCAAAATCTGGGCATCTACGGGGTCTGATTTTGCTCGTGAGGGCTGAAAGGCTCGTCGATAGTTAGAAACCGTGCGCGGATTGATGGGAAACAGCACTAGGTTGTCGTACTGGCACAGCGCGTAAATCAGGGGTCCTCGCTTTTGCTCCAGGCAGATGGCAATTGGGCTGTTGCCGTATCGCTGTTGCAAGGTCGCAACCCAGTTGGCAATCTCTTGCGGTTGAGCGCCAATCACGCTGTATTCTCGCTGTGCGCTCTCGGGGTCGTACAGACAGATGTCGTGTTTGCGATCTGACCAGTCAATGCCGATGTAGGCGACAAAGGTTCTTTCCATCAGCTAAGTTGGGGATAGTTTGTTGTCTGGAACTGGGCTGCCTGCTTCTGAGCGAAGAGATTATGGAAGGTGTCTGTCACCACTCCCTGAGAATTCGTTGAAGGAAGCTGGTCAAGGTTGAGGCGATGCAATATGTTAGTAGACATCGAGATGTCTGACGTTGGATGGTCGTCCTCAATCCCTAGCCCAGTCCCTTTTCCTATTACCATTTCTCTGGCTCTTAGCGATCTCTATGAGAGGAGCGAAGCGATATGTTAGTAGACATCTGACTGTCGCTCACTGCATGGTCGTCTCCTCTCTGTTGCGGTTCTGTCTCCCCATAACTTCGTTGGTGCGGACGACTAAGAGCTATCGGTGCTGAGTTTAAGGTTGTCTGCCGCCGCTGATTTGAGTCGTTATGCCGCTGAATTATCGGTGGGGCGTAACCGAAAGCTGGGCTGTTGCTCAGTACGGGACAAAAAGCTTGAAAAGAAGAGGCGAGTAGGGTTTCATCAGAATTACCCCACTCTTGAGAAACCCTACGAGCCAATATAGCGAATTAAGGCGAGTCCCCCAAGCGCATTTAAGCTGGCATGGAGCGAGAATTTCATTTCTAGCGTTGTTTCTGCTGGCGCTGCTGAAAGTCAAAACAGTGAACCTAAGTGAGCTATGTTTAGGGTTTGGTGGCAGAGCATTGCCCCAATCGAGCTACAAGCGATTGCAGCGCTTTTTTCGGGAGATTGACCTGGATTACACCCAACTCGCCACTCTCGTCATCAGTTGGATGCAAATTAGGGGGAGTGGGTGTTGAGCCTAGATCGCACCACCTGGAAATTTGGCACTCAGTGGTACAACATTCTGACTTTAGGGATTGTGCATGAGGGGGTGGCTTTCCTGGTTGTGTGGTGGCTGCTGGACAAGAAAGGGAATTCCAACAGCGACGAGCGAATGCGGTTGATGGAGGAATTCCACAAACGGTTTCTCACAGCTAAGGTGAACTACTTGTGTGCCGACCGAGAGTTCATTGGGCAAGCTTGGGTGCGCTATCTCCTGCTCGAACCATCAGCCGCCTTTCGCCTACGGATTCGCAGCAGTGACCAGATTGAACACGATGGCAAAGTGTTGGCAGCGCAAGTCGTCTTTGCCCATCTGCAAGTCGGTCAATCCGAGCGACTGACGGGGACTTGCCGGATCTGGGGCTACCCGGTTGCGGTGGAAGCGTTGCGCCTTGACGATGGCGAGTTGCTGGTGGTGATTGCCCCTGTGAAGGCGCAGGGATTAGTTCAAGATTATGCTTTACGTTGGGGCATCGAAACCTTGTTTGGCATTTTCAAAACTCGTGGATTCTGTCTAGAATCCACTCACTTCACTGAGCCTGAGCGTTTGAGTAAGTTGTTTGCTTTGTTGACCTTGGCGTTATGTTGGACCATGTGAACCGGGTTATGGTTACATCAATGGCAACCTATCGAGATTAAAAGCACGGTCGTCGGGCCAAAAGTCTGTTTTGCCTTGGTCTCGATTACTTGCGCCATTTGGTGCTCAATCCGTCCCCGTCCAATGCGCCCAACTTTCTGCAATCCCTACAACTTTTGTCCTGTACTTAGGACGCAATCACGCGATTGTTGCATCGTCTGGAGCCATCGAAGTAACACTGGGAGCGAGCGATGGGCTGGGGCGATCGCCGCCTGTTAAGCCATGATACGTTTTGCAACCAGAGCAGCCCGGCAAACCGAGAATTCGGCAGCAGTTGGTCTATACTGCCTTATCCTCTCTGTCATTTAATATATTTTTTCTGATACTAGTTCTTTGAACCAAGCCGCTTTGGGAACCGAACTCCGCGCTGCTGGGGGTGTACAGCCCTCCGGGTTGCGAGCAGCGACCACGTTCGACAGCCTCCGTTCCACCCGGACGGTACGAGCCTCCAGCGAACGCAACTTTGGTACGCTAAACGCGGGCAGTAGCCGATCGGCTGCGGGAAATGTGGGTAAAAAAAGCCCGGATTTCTTTAAGTTCAAAATTACTCGCCAGCGCACAGTGTCTCTGAATGTCACCATTCAGGAACTCATCAGCCGACGCTACATTCGGGGCGCTATTTTAGACAACAAAAAACGGGCCCTCAAGGTATCCGATACGCTGCGGGCCCCGCTGGAATCTGATCGCTTTTCGATTAAGCTAAAGGCTGGCACGTACTACACCAAAATCGTGACCGACGGCAATCGCATTAACTATAGCTTCCGCCTCCAGGTTCGGTAAGCCAGTTGATTAGGTGATTAACGGGCGCTCGCCCTCCTGTATTATGCTCACGTGCGATCGCCCTAATCTCGACACCCCAGCGAGTATCGCGTTTCCACGCCCGTTGTAGGGTTCACCCCGTCGGCAATTTTGCACAGTTCTTTCACCTGAGCGCCATCCAAAATGGCATCGGTAAAATCAGCGCCCGTGATATTGACATCCTGAAAGGTGGAACGCAAAAGGATCGTTTCTGTCAACACTGCATCGCTCAGATCGGCACCTTTAAATTTCACCTGATCGAGCATAGCATTGCTCAAGTCTGCGCCATGCAAAATTGCATCCGTAAGAACCGACGCGCTGAACACGCCACCGCGCACATTTGCACCCGTAAAATTTGCCTGATCGAGATTGGCGTTGGAAAACTCGGCGGAACGGAGTTCCTGTCCTAAAAAATCGTGTTTCCGCAGTTCCGCATTGCTATAGGACGGTGGCGGCGCATATTTTGCAGCCTGGGCATAGGCAGGCATACTCCAGCCCAAAATGGTGCCGATCAAGAGGGCGATCGCCATTCCCAGTCCTGCTGCGATTCGAGTGTTCCAGCGCATGGGTACCTCCTGCAATTTCAGAACGGAGTCAGTCGCTCTTTGCGGGCAATTCTTTTAAGAGCAACTCTTTCTATCTTGACAGGTTAGGGGACAGGGCACAGCAGACCCACGGCATATCTATCAATCAAACGACAGACTCACACGACAGACTCACACGACGGACTGACAAGACAGAAAGAAGTATTTCAGAAGACGTAATGTACAACTTTGCCGACCCCTTCCCCCTTTTCTGGTATGCCGAAGGCTTTCAGCCCTCCCACGGAGCGGGAGAGGGACTTCAAGCCTCTCTTGCTCTCCTTCTCCCAGGTTGGGAGAAGCGGTTGGGGGATGAGGACAGATTGAAAGTCGCATGTTACGTTCAGGAACGTTTCTGTAGGGTGTTCATTGAAATCTTCTATGGCTTGGGTCTGTTGATGCTCCTGAGCAGCTTGCTACGATCGCCCTTGGAACGCAGTTCCAAATTTTGCCTGTTGTGATTCGTCGTTGTGATTCTTGGATGTTGAATTATCCATGCCTGCCCGTCCTTATCAACCCCTGCTGCTCCGCATTTTGCACGGCGTGACCGGAGCTTCGGCGATCGCCGCCATCCTCACCGCCGCCTGGACGTTCGACACCTACGATGCCCGGTGGATCGACCTGCCCCTGCCGCACTGGCCCGACATTGAAGGCATTCACGGCACCTTTGGGCTATATGCACTGCTGGCGTTTCCGCTGCTGGTGCTGTATGCCTTTCGTCAGGGCGATCGCCGCCTGGCCCAGCTCGATTCGCTGACCACGCTGACTCGCATGTCTCCAGCGCGACCCGGGTGGTGGTACGCGCTGCATCGCTGCACGAATACCGTTATGCTGCTGGCGATGACGTTTGCGCTGTTTTCCGGCAAAATGATGGACTCTGGCTGGCTACCACGCGGCGAAACACACCACGCCTGGTATTTGACGCATCTGGTGTCTTGGGTGGTGCTGGTGCTTGCTTTGGGGCTGCATTTGCTGATGTCGGCTAAGGTCGGCGGGCAACTGCTGCTGCTGTCGATGCTGGACTGGCGATTTCGAGCAAAAGATCACCCCCGACACTGGCCAGGGCACATTGCCCAGACCTGGCAGCAGCGTCAGTTCAGTACGCTGCGCGGCTGGCTAGCCTGGGTCCACAGCGTCAGGCTCCTGGAAGCGCTGATTCTAGTGGCGATCGCCCTGTCCTGGATCATTCCAATCTTCAAGCACTAATCCAAGGGCGAAAAGCCTCCTTCGTTCTTCGCTTTTCGCCCTTCGCTCTTCATTCTTCGCTATTCGTTATAGGAAATCTATGAAAAATCCCGGCAGGGAGGCCGGGATGGTAGGTGAGGAGCATGCATAGTTAAAAGTTTAAGAGCAGGCTATGACGACAAAGTGACATCCCAAACACATCTCTGTGAAATTAGAACAGGACTTACGCACTTGCAATAAGCTTTCTGGATTTTGGACAATTTCTCGCGGGCCGCGCCCGCGAGAAATTGTCCAACTGAGTAAGTCCTATAGAATTTAAGGGCTTTATTGAAAAGCGATTGCTCGCGATAGCCCGTTAACAATCGCTTTCAAGGTCGCCCCTTACCCCCCCTCCTGAATTGCAAAACGCTTCTTCTCGACCGACTGGCTGGCTTGTCTGGTTGATTCTCACGATTGGAATTCTTTCGGTGTCCACGGCAGCGCTGTTTATTCGGCTGGCGCTGCAAGCGGCAGGTGCAGAGGGTGCGGGGTTTAGCCTGTTTTTGGCGGCGACGCGGCTGTTGATGGCGGCGCTGATTTTGCTACCGGCGTGGCGTGGGTTTCCAGTGGAGGCGCTGCGACGAGATAGCGCTGAGAAATCTACTAGCAACCCTAGCAGCACGGGCAACCCTGGTAAGGAGGGCAAAACCGTATGGCGATCGCTCTTGTATTCCGCCGGAGCAGGCGTGTTTCTGGCGCTGCATTTTGCCGCCTGGATTACGTCGCTGTCCTACACGTCGATTGCGGCCTCGACGACGCTCGTAACCACGAATCCGGTGTGGGTAGCGCTGCTGTCGTGGATCTGGTTCAAGGAAAAGCCTTCTGGACTAACCAGTCTGGGCATTGCGATCGCCCTCGTAGGCAGTCTCTTGATCGGGCTAGGAAGCAGCACAGGTAGCGCGGCGGGTAGCGATCCGCTGCTGGGCAATGGGCTGGCGCTGGTGGGGTCTTGGGCCGTGAGCTTCTATTTCTTGCTGGGGCGCGAGGCGCAGCGCAAAGGGTTGGGCATTGGGCATCACGCAGCCCTGGCCTACAGCGTGGCGGCGCTGGTGCTGCTGCCGCTGCCGCTGCTGGCAGGTCAGGGATACATGGGCTACCCGCCTGCGGTGTATGGCTACACGCTGCTGATGGCGCTGTTTCCTCAGGCAATCGGGCATACCAGCCTCAACTGGGCAGTCCGCTGGGTGTCGCCGACGCTGGTGACACTAACGATTCTGGCAGAACCCGTTGGTTCTAGCATTTTGGGATTTCTAGTCTTTCAGGAAAACCCAGGGCGCTCCGTGCTGCTGGGGGCAGCGGTGATTTTGCTGGGGGTGGCGATCGCCGCTGTGGGCAATGCTCCCAAACCATCTGCCCCCTAGCGGAAAAAGCAGCTATCCCATCCCGAAGGCGGTTCGATATTCTCAGACCGCTGCTCTGACTGACGGGCAGGCGGCTGTGTCGGGCGCTGCTGGACTGCCGGACGGCCGCCTTGGAAGCGATTGGTCGGCTGGGGAGCAGGCGGGCTAGCAGGACGAACGGCCGGTCGGCCAGACTGCCGGGGCGGCATTTGCGGTGGCGGGGCCGAAGGCGCAGCGGGTGGCACAGAGACTCCAGCGGGATCGGGAAATGGAGAGAGCGATCGCTCTGGTCTAACGTGCAGACGATGAGCAGCGTAGCTGCTGGCTCCAACCGAAGACGGAGCGCTGTCTGGAATAGGGGCTGGAGCATGGGCCGAAACACTAGCCGTCACAGTTTCCCTGGAGGCAGCGCGATACGCACCGGGCGCAAACCGGCCCTGCGGTGCAGTCAACGCTTCCTCCACAGCAATCGGCAGCGTTTCCCAACTGAGCCGCTCGTTTTTCAGAACGCGCCGCAGTTGGCAGAGTACGTCTTGCAGCATGGGGGACTGCTTGGCCCGGAGCGGCCGATAGGAGCGCAACGGATCACGACGAATCGCGGCGATCGCCCGTTGCACCGCCTGAGCAACCTGTGCGCCGTGGGTTGCCATGCCCCGACGAATCTGATGCTGCAATCCTTGCTCAGATGTAGCGTAGAGGGCGGGCAGTTGGTTCAGCGCATAGGCGATCAGCTCCAGCCGATTGATACAAGAGGCAACCTTGGGCGGCAAAGCTTTGAGCTGACGATCGACCTCCTGCTCGACCAGCGACTCCATTGCGTTTTGGTAAATGTTCATGACGTCTTCAGTAATTTAAGCTGCGGTGAGTAAACTGCGGTGACTTTGGGTTGTCTAGGGGCGGTTCTGCGTTTGCGCTGCGGTGGCAAGCTCTTATTAGCTCAGATCTAGCCAGCTAAGTCAGGAAGCAGCGCTGTACAAAAAGCAAGCTAATTCAAGAATGGATTTGAAATAGACCAGGGCTGGCGCTTTGAGGAAGCCCCTGAAGAGACAACTTGGGTTTGCGAATGTTCAAGGATGCAGACTTTGCCGCAACCCACAAGGCGACCATGACC
The Thermoleptolyngbya sichuanensis A183 DNA segment above includes these coding regions:
- a CDS encoding IS630 family transposase (programmed frameshift), whose product is MRCKAIEAVKQGHRKVDVCRMFNISRNTLDLWLKREKETGDCRAMTGFQRGNRHKITDWSRFREFVKQHGDQTQARLATLWGDNVTQQDISRALRKIGFSRKKTYGYRERDDLKRQEFQERLRSKLPHQVVYVDEAGIDHRDVYPYGYCEVGDRFYGLKSGKRTERVSWIAALRENSLFAPMTFAGSCNRDLVERGLEECLVPQLRAGDVIVIDNASFHHSQTIEEIVAQAGCEIWYLPPYSPDLNEIEHWWFVLKNWMRQRWDEFDNFRDCVDAAFRECPNVTA
- a CDS encoding transposase, which translates into the protein MLADRGFANHDLLEWLSQSRWHYCLRLPSDVVVQGPRRHPVKVGYLWPPKGEARLYEGVGIWSEGRWRCNLVLAHVKGVEEPWAVITDESPSLNTLWQYALRFRVEELFLDSKSGVFELEASGIRSAPALERLYLVAAIAILDGTTQGMAVQLDGLRCQVDPHWRRGISYLNIGLRWLKGAVNKGRTLLQLIALFTVDPEPCFASKKAEAHYYDRIWFSRIQSLCCQPTPGQSA
- a CDS encoding IS110 family RNA-guided transposase is translated as MERTFVAYIGIDWSDRKHDICLYDPESAQREYSVIGAQPQEIANWVATLQQRYGNSPIAICLEQKRGPLIYALCQYDNLVLFPINPRTVSNYRRAFQPSRAKSDPVDAQILIELLLKHPDKIPPWQAASCELRALRQWSESRRMLVGEKVRLTNRITAALKNFYPQVLEWFEDKDTQVFCDFITQYPDLHSAQAVSAEELTLFFQSHRVIRRSAIERRIHQIQTAGIPLTEDPGIVEPMQWLVQTLVIQLKALLHRLDELNQTIEQLFQSLPDAAFFDALPGAGPHLAPRLLIAFGDDRSRFGSAQAFMSYIGIAPVKEESGKKRWTHWRWSCPKFLRQSFVEWADQSRRHSSWANAFYQQQRRSGKSHPKAIRALAYKWGRILWRCWQDRVPYDEDRYLAALQRKRSPLAAMLVQSPLEGMTSAGGECGNSRVQVTLKDT
- a CDS encoding pentapeptide repeat-containing protein; translated protein: MRWNTRIAAGLGMAIALLIGTILGWSMPAYAQAAKYAPPPSYSNAELRKHDFLGQELRSAEFSNANLDQANFTGANVRGGVFSASVLTDAILHGADLSNAMLDQVKFKGADLSDAVLTETILLRSTFQDVNITGADFTDAILDGAQVKELCKIADGVNPTTGVETRYSLGCRD
- a CDS encoding cytochrome b/b6 domain-containing protein, producing MPARPYQPLLLRILHGVTGASAIAAILTAAWTFDTYDARWIDLPLPHWPDIEGIHGTFGLYALLAFPLLVLYAFRQGDRRLAQLDSLTTLTRMSPARPGWWYALHRCTNTVMLLAMTFALFSGKMMDSGWLPRGETHHAWYLTHLVSWVVLVLALGLHLLMSAKVGGQLLLLSMLDWRFRAKDHPRHWPGHIAQTWQQRQFSTLRGWLAWVHSVRLLEALILVAIALSWIIPIFKH
- a CDS encoding DMT family transporter translates to MQNASSRPTGWLVWLILTIGILSVSTAALFIRLALQAAGAEGAGFSLFLAATRLLMAALILLPAWRGFPVEALRRDSAEKSTSNPSSTGNPGKEGKTVWRSLLYSAGAGVFLALHFAAWITSLSYTSIAASTTLVTTNPVWVALLSWIWFKEKPSGLTSLGIAIALVGSLLIGLGSSTGSAAGSDPLLGNGLALVGSWAVSFYFLLGREAQRKGLGIGHHAALAYSVAALVLLPLPLLAGQGYMGYPPAVYGYTLLMALFPQAIGHTSLNWAVRWVSPTLVTLTILAEPVGSSILGFLVFQENPGRSVLLGAAVILLGVAIAAVGNAPKPSAP
- a CDS encoding late competence development ComFB family protein, with amino-acid sequence MNIYQNAMESLVEQEVDRQLKALPPKVASCINRLELIAYALNQLPALYATSEQGLQHQIRRGMATHGAQVAQAVQRAIAAIRRDPLRSYRPLRAKQSPMLQDVLCQLRRVLKNERLSWETLPIAVEEALTAPQGRFAPGAYRAASRETVTASVSAHAPAPIPDSAPSSVGASSYAAHRLHVRPERSLSPFPDPAGVSVPPAAPSAPPPQMPPRQSGRPAVRPASPPAPQPTNRFQGGRPAVQQRPTQPPARQSEQRSENIEPPSGWDSCFFR